The Osmerus eperlanus chromosome 12, fOsmEpe2.1, whole genome shotgun sequence genome has a segment encoding these proteins:
- the LOC134031436 gene encoding zinc finger protein 385C-like isoform X4, whose amino-acid sequence MLLGTISQANPLLASLSLPGRPLQPQLDLKHFLPLRVNGSTPLSLFPNFNTMDPVQKAVINHTFGVAQPKKKQIISCNICHLRFNSTNQAEAHYKGHKHARKLKAMDVQRNRQRGQGSMAGREKERDRERERGKTGGMETIPALLDTSLTEPEGLQSIPKPVQLELEDTQGTLLTPTSTTKPPPLNTSSPLPAHVSPALQLFELTPNRGTTEGPGPATDPAVDMDHPDPLTGQGDFPILGEEESKEGKKSPEKQQLHCPMCKVTVNSKSQLEAHYSGSKHKQMLEGQAGGQVRRRVQVMSLSRVPIKTKQLMSSNRMGMVNQMFHCKVCEVSVNSETQLKQHMSSRRHKDRLAGKPSKPKFSPYTKSQPNPVLATLRWSFPFGAVTPAMGKLANHCLPNIFSPQTKLALQKHLPKTLPAGFLASHLNPATLCTMASSPLTLRPSPSPSTIIQTPLLSPALFRPAPGPLRAMHAPIIFSPY is encoded by the exons ATGCTGCTTG GTACTATATCTCAGGCCAACCCCCTCCTGGCTTCCCTATCCCTCCCAGGACGGCCCCTACAGCCGCAGCTAGACCTCAAGCACTTCCTGCCTTTACGGGTCAATGgctccacccccctcagccTGTTCCCCAACTTCAACACG ATGGACCCAGTCCAGAAGGCAGTCATCAACCACACATTTGGTGTGGCCCAGCCCAAGAAGAAACAGATCATCTCTTGCAACATCTGTCACCTGCGCTTTAACTCCACT AACCAGGCTGAGGCCCACTACAAGGGTCACAAGCACGCTCGCAAATTGAAGGCCATGGACGTTCAGAGGAATCGACAGAGGGGCCAAGGCTCCATGGccggaagggagaaagagagggacagagaaagagagagagggaaaacaggAGGGATGGAAACTATACCAGCACTGCTTGATACCAGTCTCACAGAGCCAGAAG GCCTCCAGTCCATTCCTAAACCTGTACAGCTTGAGCTAGAGGACACCCAGGGGACCCTGCTAACACCCACGTCCACCACCAAGCCCCCGCCTCTGAACACATCCTCGCCGCTCCCCGCTCACGTCTCCCCTGCCTTGCAGCTTTTTGAGCTGACGCCCAACCGAGGCACAACGGAGGGTCCTGGCCCTGCCACCGATCCAGCTGTTGACATGGACCATCCAGATCCCCTCACGGGCCAGGGAGACTTCCCCATACTGGGAGAAGAAGAATCCAAGGAGGGCAAAAAGAGCCCGGAAAAGCAACAGCTCCACTGTCCTATGTGTAAAGTCACTGTTAACTCCAAGTCCCAGCTGGAAGCTCACTATAGTG GCTCCAAACACAAGCAGATGTTGGAGGGGCAGGCTGGCGGACAGGTACGACGCAGGGTCCAGGTGATGTCATTGTCCCGGGTGCCCATCAAAACCAAGCAGCTAATGAGCAGTAACCGCATGGGCATGGTCAACCAGATGTTTCACTGCAAGGTCTGCGAAGTGTCGGTCAACTCTGAGACACAACTTAAACAG CACATGAGCAGCAGAAGGCACAAAGACCGTTTGGCTGGAAAGCCTTCCAAGCCAAAGTTCAGTCCGTACACCAAGAGCCAACCTAACCCTGTTTTAGCG aCTTTGAGATGGAGTTTTCCATTTGGGGCGGTTACACCCGCCATGGGGAAATTGGCCAACCACTGTCTACCCAACATTTTCTCCCCTCAG ACCAAACTAGCTCTGCAGAAACACCTGCCCAAGACCCTGCCAGCAGGCTTTCTGGCCAGTCATCTGAACCCAGCCACCTTGTGCACCATGGCCTccagccccctaaccctccgGCCGTCACCAAgcccctccaccatcatccagaCCCCTCTGCTCAGCCCCGCACTCTTCAGGCCCGCCCCGGGGCCCCTGAGAGCCATGCATGCACCTATTATCTTCTCACCATATTAG